A section of the Chryseobacterium scophthalmum genome encodes:
- a CDS encoding acyltransferase family protein, producing MISRTNNLDFLRLIFASIVVVTHSYPLSGTAERDFLSNFTSSQIALSYIGVKGFFIISGYLIFKSLLRCENLFDFYWKRILRLFPALLIVLVLTVLFAPAVYENSVPYWQNKSVFTYIPHNLSLFFLQFKINGVFENNPYKGVINGSLWTIRYEFCMYIMASSLFFICKKDILKTIVILIFILSYILSVFYPDFMNGPLLHIMSLSSVSLYDFTCFFSGGMLLTYINFKDRKFENIIIITSLILFIVSLYSNISLYTCFFTLPILVILIGKKSTKYINKIGNTLGDISYGIYIYSFPIQQALMYFFKLDLISLMVSSLLLSFIMGYISWHLIEKKALEYKNLVNNLQIKRQRLTK from the coding sequence ATGATTTCTAGAACTAATAATCTTGATTTTTTAAGATTGATTTTTGCTAGTATTGTAGTCGTAACACACTCATATCCGCTTTCAGGAACAGCAGAAAGGGATTTTCTAAGTAATTTTACATCATCACAGATTGCTTTATCTTATATTGGTGTTAAAGGATTTTTTATTATTTCTGGTTATCTGATTTTTAAAAGTTTGCTACGATGCGAAAATCTCTTTGATTTTTATTGGAAAAGAATTTTAAGACTTTTCCCTGCTTTGTTAATTGTATTAGTTCTTACAGTTCTTTTTGCTCCTGCTGTTTATGAAAACTCTGTTCCTTATTGGCAAAATAAGTCTGTATTTACCTATATTCCACATAATTTAAGTTTGTTTTTTCTACAGTTTAAAATTAATGGAGTATTTGAAAACAATCCTTACAAAGGAGTTATAAACGGAAGTTTATGGACAATACGTTATGAGTTTTGCATGTATATAATGGCGTCTTCGTTATTTTTTATCTGTAAAAAAGATATTCTAAAAACTATTGTTATTCTGATATTTATTTTAAGCTATATTTTATCTGTATTTTACCCAGATTTCATGAATGGTCCCTTGTTGCATATTATGTCACTAAGCAGTGTGAGTTTATATGATTTTACATGTTTTTTTTCTGGTGGAATGCTATTAACTTATATAAATTTTAAAGATAGAAAATTTGAAAATATAATTATAATAACTTCACTTATCTTATTTATTGTTAGCCTATATTCAAATATTTCTCTCTATACATGTTTTTTTACTCTTCCAATTTTGGTTATTCTTATTGGTAAAAAATCAACAAAATACATTAATAAAATAGGGAATACTTTAGGAGACATTTCGTATGGAATTTACATTTATTCTTTTCCTATCCAGCAAGCTCTAATGTATTTTTTTAAATTAGATTTGATTTCATTAATGGTTTCATCCTTACTGCTTTCATTTATTATGGGATATATTTCTTGGCACTTGATTGAAAAAAAAGCATTAGAATATAAAAACTTGGTAAACAATTTACAGATAAAAAGGCAAAGACTAACTAAATAA
- a CDS encoding bifunctional riboflavin kinase/FAD synthetase, translating into MKVFRNFSDYPSQKPLALSLGMFDGVHLGHKCIIDELKKVGSAHHLETAVLTFWPHPRFVFNPNEDLKLLNTLDEKTLLMEKYGINNLFLKEFDDEFRNLTGEEFVRQILIEKLNVKYLIIGYDHSFGKNKSGNFELLQKLSKELDFEVEQMEAINIHENNISSTKIRNALLAGNILEANEMLGYSYSVSGKVVHGKKLGRTIGYPTANIETENIKLLPKKGAYIVEVLVNNLQYKGMLSVGTNPTVNGDKLTVEVYILDFEGDIYDEKITVKFRDFLHEEIKFEGLEKLIERLDEDKILTMNYDF; encoded by the coding sequence TTGAAAGTTTTCAGAAATTTTAGTGATTATCCCTCTCAAAAGCCTCTGGCGTTATCATTGGGAATGTTTGACGGAGTTCATCTTGGCCATAAATGTATCATCGATGAGCTGAAAAAAGTGGGCTCTGCCCATCATCTGGAAACTGCAGTTCTTACTTTTTGGCCGCATCCGAGATTTGTTTTTAATCCAAATGAAGACTTGAAACTTCTTAATACTTTGGATGAAAAAACTTTACTGATGGAAAAATATGGCATCAATAATTTGTTTTTAAAAGAATTTGATGACGAATTTAGAAACCTTACCGGTGAAGAATTTGTGCGTCAGATTTTAATTGAGAAATTAAATGTCAAATATTTAATCATAGGTTACGACCATTCTTTCGGTAAAAATAAAAGCGGAAATTTTGAATTGCTTCAAAAACTTTCTAAAGAATTAGATTTTGAAGTAGAGCAAATGGAAGCGATCAACATCCACGAAAATAATATCAGCTCTACAAAAATCAGAAATGCTTTATTAGCAGGAAATATTTTGGAGGCCAATGAAATGTTGGGTTATTCCTACTCTGTTTCCGGAAAGGTTGTGCATGGGAAGAAATTAGGCAGAACTATAGGTTATCCAACCGCCAATATAGAAACTGAAAATATAAAATTACTTCCTAAAAAAGGTGCTTATATTGTTGAAGTTCTTGTAAACAACCTGCAATATAAAGGAATGTTGAGCGTAGGAACCAATCCTACTGTAAACGGTGATAAATTAACCGTTGAAGTTTATATTCTTGATTTTGAAGGAGATATTTACGATGAAAAAATCACTGTGAAATTCAGAGATTTTCTTCATGAGGAAATTAAATTTGAAGGTTTAGAAAAATTGATTGAAAGATTGGATGAGGATAAAATATTAACAATGAATTATGATTTCTAG
- the atpD gene encoding F0F1 ATP synthase subunit beta encodes MANQIKGKISQIIGPVIDVVFNNVEAIPSIYDALEITKENGEKVVLEVEQHIGQDTVRCIAMDATDGLKRGQDVIGYGNPIIMPIGDAVNGRLFNVVGDAIDGLQNISKEGGLPIHRPAPKFDQLSTSAEVLFTGIKVIDLVEPYSKGGKIGLFGGAGVGKTVLIQELINNIAKGHGGLSVFAGVGERTREGNDLLREMLESGIIKYGDDFMHSMENGGWDLSKVDLEVMKDSKAAFVFGQMNEPPGARARVALSGLTLAEYYRDGGETGQGRDVLFFVDNIFRFTQAGSEVSALLGRMPSAVGYQPTLASEMGAMQERITSTKNGSITSVQAVYVPADDLTDPAPATTFAHLDATTVLDRKIASLGIYPAVDPLASTSRILAPEIIGEEHYNCAQRVKEILQRYKALQDIIAILGMEELSEEDKSVVYRARKVQRFLSQPFHVAEQFTGIPGSLVDIKDTIKGFNMIMDGELDHLPEAAFNLKGTIEEAIEAGQKMLADNA; translated from the coding sequence ATGGCAAACCAAATTAAAGGAAAAATTTCTCAAATTATTGGTCCTGTAATCGACGTAGTTTTTAATAATGTAGAAGCTATTCCAAGTATCTATGATGCTTTGGAGATTACAAAAGAAAACGGTGAAAAAGTAGTATTAGAAGTAGAGCAGCATATTGGTCAGGATACGGTAAGATGTATCGCGATGGATGCAACTGATGGTCTTAAAAGAGGTCAGGATGTAATTGGATACGGAAATCCTATTATCATGCCAATCGGTGATGCGGTAAACGGAAGACTATTCAACGTTGTTGGGGATGCTATCGACGGACTTCAGAATATTTCTAAGGAAGGTGGTCTTCCTATTCACAGACCAGCTCCAAAATTTGATCAACTTTCAACTTCTGCAGAAGTTTTATTCACAGGTATTAAAGTAATCGACTTAGTAGAGCCTTACTCAAAAGGAGGTAAAATTGGTTTGTTCGGTGGTGCAGGTGTAGGTAAAACCGTATTGATCCAGGAGTTGATTAACAATATTGCAAAAGGACACGGTGGTCTTTCTGTTTTTGCCGGTGTAGGTGAAAGAACGAGAGAAGGAAATGACCTTTTGAGAGAGATGTTAGAATCAGGTATTATTAAATACGGTGATGATTTCATGCACTCTATGGAAAACGGAGGTTGGGATCTTTCTAAAGTAGATTTAGAAGTAATGAAAGATTCTAAAGCTGCATTCGTTTTCGGACAAATGAACGAGCCACCTGGAGCAAGAGCAAGAGTAGCACTTTCTGGTCTTACTTTAGCTGAGTACTACAGAGACGGTGGTGAAACAGGACAAGGTAGAGACGTACTTTTCTTCGTAGATAATATCTTCCGTTTTACACAAGCTGGTTCTGAAGTATCTGCACTTCTTGGTCGTATGCCTTCTGCAGTAGGTTACCAACCAACTTTGGCATCTGAAATGGGTGCGATGCAGGAAAGAATTACTTCTACTAAAAATGGTTCAATTACTTCAGTACAGGCGGTTTACGTACCTGCGGATGACTTAACTGACCCGGCTCCTGCTACAACGTTTGCTCACTTAGATGCAACAACTGTACTAGATAGAAAAATTGCTTCATTAGGTATTTATCCAGCAGTAGATCCATTGGCTTCTACGTCAAGAATCTTGGCTCCGGAAATTATTGGTGAAGAACATTATAACTGTGCTCAGAGAGTAAAAGAAATTCTTCAGAGATACAAAGCATTGCAAGATATCATCGCAATCTTAGGTATGGAAGAACTTTCTGAAGAAGATAAATCTGTAGTTTACCGTGCTAGAAAAGTTCAGAGATTCTTATCTCAGCCTTTCCACGTAGCTGAACAGTTTACAGGTATTCCGGGATCATTGGTAGATATCAAAGATACCATCAAAGGATTCAACATGATTATGGATGGTGAATTGGATCACTTACCGGAAGCTGCTTTCAACTTGAAAGGAACTATCGAAGAAGCGATCGAAGCTGGACAAAAAATGTTAGCGGATAACGCTTAA
- a CDS encoding FoF1 ATP synthase subunit delta/epsilon, whose translation MNIKILTPEYVVFEGEVDSVLLPGKNGEFHLMKNHAGIVSSLSNGKVKLFTKSVDEAYAKNFAKENENQNEVFTYPIKSGVVEFNNDKGIILCE comes from the coding sequence ATGAATATAAAAATTTTAACACCAGAATACGTAGTTTTTGAAGGAGAAGTAGACTCAGTATTGCTGCCTGGAAAGAATGGTGAATTTCACCTGATGAAAAACCACGCAGGAATTGTTTCTTCATTATCAAACGGTAAAGTAAAGCTATTTACAAAGTCTGTAGATGAAGCTTATGCTAAAAACTTTGCCAAAGAAAATGAAAATCAAAACGAAGTTTTTACGTATCCTATAAAAAGCGGTGTTGTAGAATTTAATAATGATAAAGGTATTATCCTTTGCGAATAA
- a CDS encoding B12-binding domain-containing radical SAM protein, with product MKDLLLITPPFTQLNTPYPATAYIKGFLNTKNISSYQIDLGIEVILELFSKDGIQKIFDTEIDLQNISENSQRIFALRDEYLKTIDQVILFLQNKNPTLARQICSMNFLPEASRFNQLDDMEFAFGNMGLQDKAKHLATLYLEDLSDYIVENVDSDFGFSRYAERLGKSANSFDELYLKLNDSQTFIDNFTLKILHEKLELVQPKLVCFSIPFPGNLYSAFRSAKFIKENYPHIKTAMGGGFPNTELREIKDERVFEFFDFITLDDGEVPLELVYENVCHSEQSEESHFKRTFLIENQEVTYKNNSTKHDYKQSEIGTPDYTDLQLDKYISVIEIANPMHSLWSDGRWNKLTMAHGCYWGKCTFCDISLDYIKIYEPISAKILVDRMEELIKTTGETGFHFVDEAAPPALMREVALEILRRNLVVTWWTNIRFEKSFTQDLCFLLKLSGCVAVSGGLEVASDRLLKLIDKGVSVDQVAKVTKNFTEAGIMVHAYLMYGYPTQTIQETVDSLEMVRQLFEMGILQSGFWHQFAMTAHSPVGQNPEEFGVTPIKQEIKFANNDIDFKDKTGIDHSKFSFGLKKSLFNFMHGINFEIPLQDWFDFKIPKTTIHSDYIHDCLLDEDQFSFKGNSKVIFLAKNVIAENYVKTKKQNSWTYTKITFHLRTNIVKVDLEQEKADWLIKIISENTFENPKRITLQQLKVNFEESLEDFELFWFSKPMQQLKENGIILSL from the coding sequence TTGAAAGATCTTCTTCTTATTACTCCACCATTCACGCAACTCAACACTCCTTATCCTGCGACAGCTTATATTAAAGGTTTTCTCAATACTAAAAATATTTCAAGCTATCAAATTGATTTGGGGATCGAAGTTATTTTGGAGTTATTTTCAAAAGACGGAATTCAGAAAATTTTTGATACCGAAATTGATCTGCAGAATATTTCAGAAAACTCACAGCGAATTTTTGCTTTAAGAGATGAATATTTAAAAACAATCGATCAGGTTATTTTATTTCTTCAGAATAAAAATCCTACTTTGGCGAGACAGATCTGTTCGATGAATTTTCTTCCCGAAGCTTCCCGATTCAACCAGTTGGATGATATGGAATTTGCTTTCGGAAATATGGGACTTCAGGATAAAGCTAAACATTTGGCGACTTTATATTTAGAAGATTTATCCGATTATATTGTTGAAAATGTAGATTCAGATTTTGGGTTTAGCAGATATGCCGAAAGATTAGGGAAAAGTGCCAATTCTTTTGACGAATTATATTTAAAACTAAATGATTCTCAAACGTTTATTGACAACTTTACTTTAAAAATTCTTCATGAAAAATTAGAGCTGGTTCAGCCGAAATTAGTATGTTTTTCAATTCCTTTTCCCGGAAATTTATATTCAGCTTTTCGGTCAGCAAAATTTATAAAAGAAAATTATCCGCACATTAAAACTGCGATGGGTGGAGGTTTTCCGAATACCGAATTAAGAGAAATTAAAGATGAAAGAGTTTTTGAATTTTTCGATTTCATCACTTTAGATGATGGTGAAGTTCCTTTAGAATTAGTTTATGAAAATGTTTGTCATTCTGAGCAAAGCGAAGAATCTCATTTCAAAAGAACTTTTTTAATTGAAAACCAAGAAGTTACCTATAAAAATAATTCTACTAAACACGATTACAAACAATCGGAAATAGGAACTCCAGATTATACTGATTTACAATTAGATAAATATATTTCAGTTATTGAAATTGCCAATCCGATGCACAGTTTATGGAGCGATGGAAGATGGAATAAATTGACAATGGCGCACGGTTGCTATTGGGGAAAATGTACTTTTTGCGATATTTCTTTAGATTACATAAAAATTTATGAACCCATTTCTGCCAAAATTTTGGTTGACAGAATGGAAGAATTAATTAAAACAACCGGGGAAACCGGATTTCATTTTGTAGATGAAGCCGCTCCTCCCGCTCTGATGAGAGAAGTTGCTTTGGAAATTTTACGAAGAAATCTTGTGGTAACCTGGTGGACCAATATTCGTTTTGAAAAAAGTTTCACTCAGGATTTATGTTTTCTTTTAAAACTTTCGGGCTGCGTTGCGGTTTCGGGCGGGCTTGAAGTTGCAAGTGATCGATTGTTGAAGTTAATTGACAAAGGAGTTTCTGTAGATCAGGTTGCGAAAGTTACCAAAAATTTTACTGAAGCAGGAATTATGGTTCATGCTTATTTAATGTATGGCTACCCTACTCAAACCATTCAGGAAACTGTAGATTCATTAGAAATGGTTCGTCAGCTTTTTGAAATGGGAATTTTACAAAGTGGTTTTTGGCATCAGTTTGCCATGACAGCGCATTCTCCGGTTGGTCAAAATCCTGAAGAATTTGGCGTGACTCCAATTAAGCAGGAAATTAAGTTTGCCAATAATGATATTGATTTTAAAGATAAAACAGGAATCGATCACAGTAAATTTAGTTTTGGTTTAAAAAAATCTCTGTTCAATTTCATGCACGGAATTAATTTTGAAATTCCTCTACAGGATTGGTTTGATTTTAAAATTCCGAAAACAACTATTCATTCCGATTATATTCACGACTGTTTGTTAGATGAAGATCAATTTAGTTTTAAAGGAAACTCTAAAGTTATATTTTTAGCGAAAAACGTAATCGCTGAGAATTACGTAAAAACAAAAAAACAGAACTCATGGACGTATACGAAAATTACGTTCCATTTACGAACCAACATTGTTAAAGTAGATTTAGAACAGGAAAAAGCAGATTGGCTGATAAAAATTATTTCTGAAAATACTTTTGAAAATCCGAAACGTATCACGCTTCAGCAACTTAAGGTAAATTTTGAAGAAAGCCTTGAAGATTTTGAGCTATTCTGGTTTTCAAAACCAATGCAGCAACTAAAAGAGAATGGAATTATTTTGAGTTTGTAA
- a CDS encoding aminotransferase class I/II-fold pyridoxal phosphate-dependent enzyme: MLDIFERIKENPGPLGQFADYGEGYFIFPKLEGPIGPRMQFQGREVIFWSANDYLGMCNHPEVLEADAKAAAEYGMFYPMGARAMSGETHQHLQLEKELAEFVQKESAYLLNFGYQGMVSTIDALVSRNDVIVYDVDSHACIVDGVRLHAGKRFTYRHNDIESLEKNLQRATKVAEETGGGILVITEGVFGMRGQQGKLKEICELKSKYQFRLLVDDAHGFGTLGETGAGAGEEQGCQDQIDVYFSTFAKSMAGFGAFIAGDKEIIRYLKFNLRSQIFAKSLTMPMVIGGLKRLELLRTRPEIKAKLWENTLKLQNGLSERGFNIGDTNTCVTPVMMQGSPVEATLLVKDLRENYGIFTSVVVYPVIPKGMILLRLIPTASHTDAEINETLAAFDAIHDKLKNGYYKEQEQKLLSEKGLSFKEI; the protein is encoded by the coding sequence ATGTTGGATATTTTTGAAAGAATAAAAGAAAATCCAGGACCTCTTGGACAGTTTGCAGATTATGGTGAAGGATATTTTATTTTCCCTAAACTAGAGGGTCCTATCGGTCCTAGAATGCAGTTTCAGGGAAGAGAAGTAATTTTCTGGAGTGCCAATGACTATTTGGGAATGTGTAACCATCCTGAAGTTTTGGAAGCAGATGCTAAAGCTGCAGCAGAATACGGAATGTTTTATCCGATGGGAGCAAGAGCAATGTCTGGTGAAACGCATCAGCATTTGCAGCTGGAAAAAGAATTGGCAGAATTTGTACAAAAAGAATCAGCATATTTATTAAATTTCGGTTACCAGGGAATGGTTTCTACCATCGATGCTTTGGTAAGCAGAAATGATGTAATTGTTTACGACGTAGATTCTCACGCTTGCATCGTAGACGGTGTAAGACTTCATGCAGGTAAGAGATTTACTTACAGACACAATGATATCGAAAGTCTTGAGAAAAATCTTCAGAGAGCGACGAAAGTTGCAGAAGAAACTGGTGGCGGTATTTTGGTAATTACTGAAGGAGTTTTCGGAATGAGAGGACAACAAGGTAAACTGAAAGAAATCTGCGAGCTAAAATCTAAATATCAATTCAGACTTTTAGTAGATGATGCACATGGTTTCGGAACTCTTGGTGAAACAGGAGCCGGAGCTGGAGAAGAGCAAGGATGTCAAGATCAGATTGATGTTTATTTCTCAACTTTTGCAAAATCAATGGCTGGTTTCGGAGCATTTATCGCAGGTGATAAAGAAATCATCAGATATTTAAAATTCAATTTAAGATCTCAGATTTTTGCTAAATCTTTAACAATGCCAATGGTAATCGGAGGTTTGAAAAGATTGGAATTGCTAAGAACAAGACCTGAAATTAAAGCTAAACTTTGGGAAAATACCTTAAAATTACAAAACGGACTTAGCGAAAGAGGTTTCAACATCGGTGATACCAATACTTGTGTAACTCCGGTAATGATGCAAGGTTCTCCGGTAGAGGCAACTCTATTGGTAAAAGATTTAAGAGAAAATTACGGAATCTTTACATCTGTAGTGGTTTATCCTGTAATACCTAAAGGAATGATTTTATTAAGATTAATTCCTACCGCTTCTCACACCGATGCAGAAATTAACGAAACATTAGCTGCATTTGATGCTATTCATGACAAATTGAAAAATGGATACTACAAAGAGCAGGAGCAAAAATTATTATCTGAAAAAGGTTTAAGTTTCAAAGAAATTTAA
- a CDS encoding PLP-dependent cysteine synthase family protein has product MSNVYDNILGLIGSTPLVKLNTVTKEIPATIYAKLESYNPGHSTKDRIALHIIENAEKKGLLKEDSVVVETTSGNTGFSLAMVCIIKGYKCILAVSDKTKPEKIAYLKALGATVYVCPANVPANDPRSYYEVAKRIAAETPNSVYINQYFNELNIDAHYHTTGPEIWEQTQGKITHLFACTGTGGTLSGSAKFLKEKNPDIKIIGVDADGSILKSFHETGEIHKEDVHPYQIEGMGKNLIPSALLFDKIDEFVRVNDEMSAYRTREIALKEAIMGGYTTGAVTQGLMQYANSHQFSETDLVVLIFPDHGSRYITKVYSDKWMAEQGFINNCFHNYEEVFKTEIIK; this is encoded by the coding sequence ATGAGTAATGTTTACGATAATATTCTTGGCTTGATTGGGAGTACTCCTTTGGTAAAACTAAATACCGTAACTAAAGAAATTCCTGCAACCATTTATGCTAAGTTAGAATCATATAATCCTGGACATTCCACTAAAGATAGAATCGCACTTCATATTATAGAAAACGCTGAGAAAAAAGGTTTATTAAAGGAAGATTCTGTAGTTGTAGAAACCACTTCAGGAAATACCGGTTTTTCACTTGCAATGGTTTGCATCATTAAAGGATACAAATGCATTTTAGCGGTGAGCGACAAGACAAAACCCGAAAAAATAGCTTATCTGAAAGCTCTTGGAGCTACAGTTTATGTATGTCCTGCGAATGTACCTGCGAATGACCCGAGATCATATTATGAGGTAGCTAAAAGAATTGCTGCCGAAACTCCAAATTCGGTATACATCAATCAGTACTTTAATGAGCTGAATATTGATGCGCACTATCATACAACTGGTCCTGAAATTTGGGAGCAGACTCAAGGAAAAATCACTCACCTTTTTGCTTGTACAGGAACTGGTGGAACTTTATCCGGTTCTGCAAAATTTTTAAAAGAGAAAAATCCTGATATTAAAATTATCGGTGTTGATGCAGACGGATCTATTTTAAAAAGTTTCCACGAAACAGGAGAAATTCACAAAGAAGATGTACATCCTTATCAGATTGAAGGAATGGGAAAAAACTTAATCCCTTCTGCTCTACTTTTTGATAAAATCGATGAGTTTGTAAGAGTAAACGACGAAATGTCTGCTTACAGAACCAGAGAAATTGCGTTAAAAGAAGCAATTATGGGAGGCTACACAACCGGTGCAGTTACTCAGGGATTAATGCAGTATGCCAATTCTCATCAGTTTTCAGAGACTGATTTGGTTGTTTTAATCTTCCCTGATCACGGATCGAGATATATTACCAAAGTGTACAGTGATAAATGGATGGCTGAGCAAGGTTTCATCAACAATTGTTTCCACAATTACGAAGAAGTCTTTAAGACAGAAATCATCAAATAA